The proteins below come from a single Aegilops tauschii subsp. strangulata cultivar AL8/78 chromosome 6, Aet v6.0, whole genome shotgun sequence genomic window:
- the LOC109775024 gene encoding putative homeobox-leucine zipper protein HOX26 codes for MSSLTTISSASKESLEVEELVDTRLSLVIGTGSQPPPVQAPLLRPEARERGEKRIGSSARQHGKRARAVHSGSDVDDDDNGGDAAGRARKKLRLTAEQAALLEKSFRAHNVLSHVEKRDLAGQLGLKPRQVEVWFQNRRARTKLKQTELDCELLRRWCERLSDDNARLRSELAETRAVLLVGGSHDSRLMGCPSCNRLAGGRRAA; via the exons ATGTCTAGCCTTACGACCATAAGCAGCGCTAGCAAGGAGTCGCTGGAGGTGGAGGAGCTTGTCGACACAAGGCTGTCGCTCGTGATCGGCACCGGTAGCCAACCGCCGCCGGTGCAGGCCCCCCTCCTACGGCCAGAGGCaagggagagaggggagaagCGGATAGGCAGCAGTGCAAGGCAGCATGGCAAGAGGGCCAGGGCTGTGCACAGCGGCAGCGACGTCGACGATGATGACAACGGAGGGGACGCAGCCGGCCGCGCGAGGAAGAAGCTCCGGCTCACCGCGGAGCAGGCGGCGCTGTTGGAGAAAAGCTTCCGCGCCCACAACGTCCTCTCGCAT GTTGAGAAGCGCGATCTTGCGGGGCAGCTTGGGTTGAAGCCGAGGCAGGTGGAGGTGTGGTTCCAGAACAGGAGGGCGCGCACCAAGCTCAAGCAGACGGAGCTCGACTGCGAGCTGCTGCGCCGGTGGTGCGAGCGCCTCAGCGACGACAACGCGCGGCTCCGGAGCGAGCTCGCCGAGACACGCGCGGTCCTCCTCGTCGGTGGTTCACATGACTCGAGGCTCATGGGGTGTCCGTCCTGCAACAGGCTCGCCGGCGGCCGGAGGGCGGCCTAG